The following coding sequences lie in one Apium graveolens cultivar Ventura chromosome 3, ASM990537v1, whole genome shotgun sequence genomic window:
- the LOC141711026 gene encoding auxin-responsive protein IAA33-like, producing the protein MKSNSSTSYNECDTQDDRDLLKRRWDNERFRSIFSGVDNITGVAAPTPPVMMSLLSGPPINNFLKSGITAAGGGLGFIDNKDDVMVHNSTSMMIPPPAVTVVLEGRSICQRISLHKHASYQSLAKALRQMFVVDEDAYSNNAAAQAHDLHLSNAIPGHLIAYEDMENDLLLVGDLKWDDFVRVAKRIRILPAKTNSRKGKVAART; encoded by the exons ATGAAGAGCAACAGTAGCACTAGCTATAATGAGTGTGATACACAAGATGATCGAGATTTATTGAAAAGAAGATGGGATAATGAGAGGTTCAGATCGATATTCTCTGGCGTAGATAATATAACTGGTGTAGCAGCACCAACTCCTCCGGTGATGATGTCTTTATTATCAGGCCCCCCAATCAATAATTTTCTTAAATCAGGAATTACAGCAGCAGGAGGAGGTCTGGGATTTATTGATAACAAAGATGATGTGATGGTACATAATTCTACGTCTATGATGATCCCACCTCCTGCTGTGACTGTAGTGCTGGAAGGGCGTTCTATCTGCCAGCGCATTAGCCTTCATAAACATGCAAGCTACCAGAGCCTTGCCAAGGCCCTCCGTCAAATGTTTGTGGTGGACGAGGATGCTTACAGTAATAATGCCGCTGCTCAAGCTCACGATCTTCATCTCTCTAATGCTATACCTGGTCATCTTATTGCTTATGAAGATATGGAAAATGATCTCCTGCTTGTTGGCGATCTTAAGTGGGA TGATTTTGTTAGGGTAGCCAAGAGAATCCGGATACTTCCGGCAAAGACAAACTCAAGAAAGGGAAAAGTGGCTGCAAGGACTTAA